CAGTCCTGCAAGTGTTTAACGGACTGGCATGTTTATTTTGTAATAATGTTGACGATTTCCTTGATCGACATCTCACTGTTAAGCTTATAAGATCCCGATTTTACAGCGGTTTCGAGTTTATTCTTATGTAAATAATCTCTAAATTCATCTTTGTCTGTAATGATTTTCGCGTCAAAAAGTTTGCTTGTCACTTCTTGGCTGCTTGTGCCTTTAGGAACGTCAAGTTGAATTTGGTACACGACATTTTTATCAGCTTGTTGATTGGCTTGTTCATTCAACTTTTCAAATTCTTTTTCGGATAGAATGACGAGATCATTTTTGTCAGCAAATGATTTGACATCTGTCTCAGTCAATTGTTTCCTCTCTTCTGTTGGGCTATTTGATGCAGCAGGAGTAGCGTCCGCCTTGACATTTTGAAAATAAAAGTAACTTAATACAGCCGTAGCGAGTAGTAGGCCTGCAGCAAAACTTCGCAATCCGTTTCGAGTCATTTTTTATCCTTTCTTACTTTTTTTATTGTCGGTTAACATGATCTCTTCTTCCAAAACATTAATCTTTTTCTTTAATTTCAAAATTTCCTGCATTAAGCTTATCGAAAAGTTTTCAAGTTGCTTTTCGACATCCTTCGCAGGATCCTTTTGAAAAAAAGAAAAGATCAAAATAAAGACAGCTACTGCCAATAGCGATAGAATCGCAATTTCCATTTTGAATCCCTCTTTTTTCAAATGATTTACAAATATAGTTTAAACGAGGAGTAATAAAAAAGAAAGGGAAAAAATAGATAACTTGAACCTAAGTTGATAATTTGGTACAATGGGTACGTTAATTTGATTTGTGATGATGAAATGGAGGGGTATAGATGCGTGTACAAGTAACTCTTGCTTGCACTGAAACGGGTGACCGTAATTATATTACTACAAAAAACAAACGTAATAATCCGGATCGTATAGAACTTAAAAAATACAGCCCAAGGTTAAAAAGGCATACGTTGCATCGTGAAACAAAGTAAGCGGTAGGTAAATCCTGCTGCTTTTTTTAATTTGGCTGAAGGCCAATACCATAAGGATTTATTTTTTCCCTTTAACAAGGAGAATGAGTGTGATATGACGAAACAAGAATGGCGTACGTTCATGAAAAAAAAGCTTGCTCACATGCCTAGCGATACATTTGGCAATCTTTGTAAAAAAATTCAAGATAGGCTTTTTCAGGATTGTTTGTGGCATGAAGCGAACACGATTGGCTTGACAGTTTCAGTAAATAGAGAAATTGATACGAAGAAAATTATCGAAGAAGCATGGAAGCTTGGCAAACAAACCGCCGTCCCAAAATGTTCGCCTGATTCATTTGAAATGGAGTTTTATCTTTTTGATTCTTTTTCACAAATCGAAAGAGGATTCTGTAATTTAGAAGAGCCTGTTGTCGAAAAAACAAGAGCAATCGCGGAAAAAGACCTAGATTTATTGATCGTTCCCGGACTTGCTTTTGATAAAAATGGATATAGAATTGGTTATGGAGGGGGATTTTTTGATCGTTATTTGCAAAAATACCCGAACGAAACGATATCTTTATCTTTTGAATGCCAACTGATTCCACACGTACCACGCGATCGTTACGATAAACCTGTGAATCAGCTAATCACAGAAAAAGCATGTTATAAAACGAGACTTTAATGGGGGTCTTACGGACGGTTACACAAACTGGTGTTTTCTAAGTTTACATTTACAGATAAAGGGGAAAAGAATTTGGGTGAAATGTTTGAGAGATACTCAAGACAAATGTTGTTTGCGCCAATCGGCTCAACAGGTCAAGAAAAATTAAAAAAAAGCAAGGTGCTTATCGTCGGAATGGGCGCCCTTGGCACGGCAGCCGCTAACCACCTCGTTCGTTCTGGTGTTGGTTTTCTCCGGTTCGTTGATCGGGATTATGTAGAATTGTCGAATTTACAAAGACAGATGCTTTTTGATGAAGACGATGTCAGAGAGTCTTTGCCCAAAGCTGTGGCTGCAGAAAGAAAGTTAAGAAAAATAAATAGCAGCATATCGATCGAAGGGATCGTTGCGGATGTAACCGCAGCCAATATTGAAGAATTCCTCGTTGGAATTGACTTGATCGTTGACGGGACGGATAATTTTTCGACACGATTCCTACTAAATGATGCAGCTTTTAAAAATAACATTCCTTACGTATATGGCGGGGTTGTTAGTTCCCGAGGGATGAGTGCGCTGTTTATTCCTGAAAAAACGCCTTGCCTGAGATGCTTCATTACTGAAGGCGATGGAAGCGGAGAAACGTGTGATACCGTTGGAGTTATTTCACCAATCGTCGACATTGTTTCTTCATATGAAGTCACTGAAGCGCTTAAATATTTAGCGGAAGATCATCATAAACTAAGAAATGGGTTAATCTCAATAGACGTTTGGCAAAACCGGACACATGTGATTCCCTTCGGTGAAGCAAAGCAAAATTGTCCTACATGCCAAAGAAAAGAATATCCCGCCTTAAAAATTGATCATGAAGAAATTGCCACGTCACTTTGCGGCCGTGAAACGGTTCAGATAAAGGCAAAGCAGTCATTCTTATTAAATGAGTGGTCAAATCGGCTTAAACCAATTGCAGATGTGAAAGAGACCCCGTTTTTACTGCGGGTTCAGCTCAAAGAAGGAGAGCGTCTCGTATTATTCCCTGATGGGCGTGTTCTTGTCCAAGGGACAGAAGATATCGTGAGAGCAAAAACGCTTTATGCCCGATATATTGGATTGTAGAAAAAGGAGGCGAACGTTATAAAAACGGTAAAGAAAATCATTTTCATTCAAACCGTTGCGTTATTGCTTGTTGCAATAGGCTTTCGATTTTTTAAAACAGTCCGCCATTTAACATTTCCTGAAATGAGGGAAAAAGTAATCGAATCGAGAATTTAACAACAGCCTTTTTGAAGTAAGAGCAGATTAGTGTAATCTGCTCTTACCTACGGTATATTAGAGTTTTCTTTAAAAGGGTGTTTCATTTTGAATACATTTTATGATATCCAGCAATTATTAAAGCGCTTTGGAATATTTATTTATACAGGAAATCGTCTCGCTGATTTGGAGTTAATGGAAGAAGAAATACATGAACTGTACAGAATGAAAATGATTGAGGCTCAAGATTACAAAATCGCATTGCTCATTTTAAGAAAAGAATATAGATTTGAAAGAGAGAAAAAAGACAGGACTATTTAACTGTTTTTTAAGAAAAGCGAAACTTTATCCAGTCTTTAATCGTAATTATTATGTGGGGTTAAGAAAAAACGCTAATTCATTTTTCTGGAAGTTAGTGGTGAAAAGTTAGATTTGCTTAAATATGGAAAAACTGTCGGTTGCCATAACAGTTAAAAGAGATTATGATATCTCTTATGTAAAGAATTACCGTACGAAAGAGAAATGAGGAGTGCTGGATTACGATGAAGAAGACGTTAGCTAACTATTCGATGTTCTTCACAGCTACGATTTTATTATGGATAAAAACGTATTTCGTTATTCGATTTTATTTTAATATCCCTTTAGAAAATAAAATGCAGCAATTTATTTTAGTTATTAGTCCATTAAGCACAGTGCTGCTGTTTTTAGGCTTTAGTTTATTTTTTTCTCAAAGACTGCGAAATCGGATGATTTTGCTTATAAGTTTCATAGGTTCTTTCATTCTGTATGCCAATATTGTGTACTATCGTTTTTTTAATGATTTTATTACAATTCCCCTCCTTTTCCAAACGAGCAATATGGGAGATTTAGGGAGCAGCGTCTTTGAATTAATGAATTTTACAGATGTTGTGTTTTTCATCGATGTCATTATTCTTGCTGTATTAATGAAATTCTTACAAGTCAAACCTGTGCATACGACAAAGAAACAAATTGCGTCCATATTTGCCGCAGCGTTGGCGCTATTCGCGATTAATCTTGGACTAGCTGAAACAGAGCGTCCGCAATTATTGACAAGGACGTTCGATAGAGAGATGCTCATCAAGAATATCGGAGTGTATAACTATCACATTTACGATATCATTATGCAGTCCCGGGCGAAGGCGCAGAGAGCGCTGGCGGATGGAAGCGAAATCGTAGATATTGAAAACTATGTAAAAGCCAATCGCGCACAACCAAATGAAAAGATGACCGGGATTGCCAAAAGGAAAAATGTGTTTGTTATTTCTTTTGAGTCATTGCAAGATTTTGTCATTAACAATACGGTTGACGGAGAAGCCATCACACCTTTCTTAAATTCTCTTATAAAAGAAAGTTATTATTTCCCAAACTTTTACCATCAAACCGGCCAGGGAAAAACATCGGATTCAGAGTTTCTGCTTGAGAATTCACTGTATCCATTGCCAAGTGGGGCGGTCTTTTTCACCCATTCACAAAATGCCTATCACGGAACACCTAACCAACTAAAAGAAAGTGGCTATTATTCTGCAGTTTTCCATGCAAACAATAAAAGCTTCTGGAACAGGGATGTTATGTATGATTCATTAGGCTATGACCACTTTTATGATGTAGATAGTTATAGTGTTACTGAGGAAAATTCGATTGGGTGGGGGTTAAAGGACGGTCCGTTTTTTGAACAGAGCATAGAATACTTGAAGCATATGCCGAAACCTTTTTATTCTAAATTTATTACATTAACGAATCACTTTCCGTTTACATTAGAAGAAGAGGATCAAATCATCCCGCCATGGACATCAAGTAGCGGTACGCTCAATCGTTATTTCACAACCGTTCGATATACGGATGAAGCGGTAAAAAACTTTTTTGAAAGGTTAAAAGAAGAAGGGCTTTACGAGGATTCCATTTTTATTTTATATGGAGACCATTATGGTATTTCTGAAAACCACAATAAAGCGATGAGCCAATATTTAGGCAGGGAAATAACGCCGTTTGAAAGTGCCCAGCTGCAAAAAGTCCCATTAATCATTCACATTCCTGGGCAAAAGGGGAAAGTCATCGAAACAGTCGGCGGCCAAATTGATTTGAAGCCAACGATCTTTAATTTACTTGGCATTGATTTGAAAGACGACATCTATTTTGGCAATGATTTGTTTTCAAAAGAACATTCGAATGCTGCTGTTTTTAGAGATGGAAGTTTCATAACAAAAGACTTCGTTTATACGAAAGATCTTTGTTATGAAAAGGCGACAGGTATGGAAACAGACATAGAAAAATGTGAACCTTATAAAGAAAAGACCGAACAAGAGCTTCATTATTCCGATCGAATTATTTATGGGGATTTGCTTCGATTTTTTGATAAGAATAACGGAACGGATGTAAAGGTTAAAAAGTGAAACATGGAACCCAGCATTGGGTTCTTTTTCTTTTTTTCGCTCATATTTATACAAGAGAATGTTTCCCATGGGGGGGATTATTTGGAACTCGTTGTTCAGCGCGGCCATACGTTTTGGCTTTACAGCCAGTTATTTCAAATTCCTTTACAGCTTATCGTTGACTCAAATAAAGAGGCAGATCCAATGAATCTAAAAATTGGAGAAACGATTAAAATTCCGGGTTTCATTAGCTCGGCCTATACCATTCAGCCGGGCGATACATTTTGGTCCATTTCATCAAAAAGAAATATTCCTCTGCAACAATTGCTTTTTATCAATTCCGGAATTGAACCAACTCACCTCCGGGCTGGCACAACAATTAAATTGCCTATAAGAATTACTTGGAGGCTAATTGATGGGAAAAAAAATTATGATTATGAGACACTCGTAAGAGATATTAGAATGCTGCTAACAGTCTATCCATTTATACAACAAGGATCAATCGGAAATTCAGTGATGCAAAAGCAAATTCCTGAAATGATTGTTGGAACTGGGCCGAAAAAAGTTCACGTAAACGGTTCTTTTCATGCAAATGAGTGGATAACGACGTCTATTTTGATGACTTTTTTGAACGATTATTTATTGGCATTGACGAATCAGACATGCATTCGCAATGTGCCTTCACTTTCGTTGTATGAAAAAACTTTTCTATCGATCGTGCCGATGGTGAACCCGGATGGCGTAAATCTTGTTTTATATGGCCCTCCCGATGAGGAACCTTACAAAAGCAATGTTTTGAAATTAAATAATGGAAGCAAGGAGTTCTCAGGGTGGAAGGCAAATATCAGGGGGATAGATTTAAATAACCAATTTCCAGCAAGGTGGAGTATTGAGAAAGAAAGAAAACCGAAGGAACCGGGTCCAAGAGATTATCCCGGACAAAAGCCGTTAAGTGAACCTGAATCAATTGCAATCGCTAACTTGACGAAAAGGCGCAACTTTGATCGTGTTTTGGCATTCCATTCTCAAGGAAAAGAAATTTATTGGGGATTTGAAGGATTTGAACCACCAATCGCTGAAACAATCGTTTCAGAATTCGCGAGAGCAAGTGGATATAAACCTGTACGTTATCTTGACAGTTACGCAGGATATAAGGATTGGTTTATCCAAGAATGGAAGAGGTCAGGGTTTACAATTGAGGTCGGGATGGGTGTGAATCCCTTGCCATTGTTACAATTTGATGAAATATACTATGATAATTTAGGCATTTTACTTGCTAGCCTGTATATGTAAAGATTGTTTTTTCAGAAGTTATTTGACATAATAAGGTTAATTTCATATTTTCAAAGACTAGGGGTGCGGAGAGCTGAGAAAAAGGAGGTCATCCTTTTACCCTCATAACCTGATCTGGATGGTGCCAGCGGAGGGAAGTCGAGATGTTTATAACTCGTTGTTTATCACCATAATCCGCTCTCCATGATTATGGTTTTTATTTTTATGGATGAATGGAGGTATAAATTTGAAAAGATTCAGATTATATGTCATTACCGGAGAAGAATTCCATCCATCACGGACGCTTAAAGAAGTGATGCGTGAAGCAATGGAAGGGGGAGCCGACTTCATTCAACTAAGAGATAAAAAAAGTACAAAAAAACAAGTATTGGAAAAAGCTAAAATGCTGCGGGAGCTAACGAATGAATTTGATGTTCCTTTCATTGTAAATGATCATATTGATGTTGCATTAGCTGTTGGTGCTGACGGTATTCATCTAGGACAAGACGATCTGCCGTTAGTGGAAGCCCGTAAACTTGTAGGAGATAAAATCATAGGAATCTCTACGCATTCGATTGAGCAAGCACGGGAAGCAGAAAGAAACGGTGCCGATTATATCGGGGTTGGTCCCATTTTTCCAACGAAAAGTAAAGAAGATGTCGTTGAACCTGTTACAGTAAGTTACTTAAGGGAAGTAGCAAACGAAATTAAAATCCCATTTGTCCCTATTGGCGGCATCAAACTGCATAATGTTGATGAGGTGCTGAATGCCGGTGGCAAAAGTGTATGCGTCATTAGTGAAGTAGTCGGAAGCAGCGATGTAAAAGGTACGTGTGAAGCGTTTATACGAAAAATTAAGGAGTGTGAAACATAATGGCGGTGCTAAGAATTAATGGGGAAGAAGAGCATTTCGATCATGTGAAAACTCTTTTAGATGTCGTAGCGCACTATAAGCTTGAAAATAATCTTGTCGTTGCTGAAGTTGATGGAAAGGTGATTGATCGAGAAAGATGGAGCGAGACGGGCATTGAAGATGGAATGTCAATTGAACTAGTACATTTTGTTGGAGGAGGGTAAACGAGTTGAATGATTCATTCAAAATTGCTGGCGAGGAATTATCATCAAGGCTCTTTTTAGGGACTGGGCGTTTTGCAAATCCGTATATTCAA
The sequence above is a segment of the Pueribacillus theae genome. Coding sequences within it:
- a CDS encoding endolytic transglycosylase MltG; this encodes MTRNGLRSFAAGLLLATAVLSYFYFQNVKADATPAASNSPTEERKQLTETDVKSFADKNDLVILSEKEFEKLNEQANQQADKNVVYQIQLDVPKGTSSQEVTSKLFDAKIITDKDEFRDYLHKNKLETAVKSGSYKLNSEMSIKEIVNIITK
- the rpmG gene encoding 50S ribosomal protein L33 → MRVQVTLACTETGDRNYITTKNKRNNPDRIELKKYSPRLKRHTLHRETK
- a CDS encoding 5-formyltetrahydrofolate cyclo-ligase, with amino-acid sequence MTKQEWRTFMKKKLAHMPSDTFGNLCKKIQDRLFQDCLWHEANTIGLTVSVNREIDTKKIIEEAWKLGKQTAVPKCSPDSFEMEFYLFDSFSQIERGFCNLEEPVVEKTRAIAEKDLDLLIVPGLAFDKNGYRIGYGGGFFDRYLQKYPNETISLSFECQLIPHVPRDRYDKPVNQLITEKACYKTRL
- a CDS encoding ThiF family adenylyltransferase: MFERYSRQMLFAPIGSTGQEKLKKSKVLIVGMGALGTAAANHLVRSGVGFLRFVDRDYVELSNLQRQMLFDEDDVRESLPKAVAAERKLRKINSSISIEGIVADVTAANIEEFLVGIDLIVDGTDNFSTRFLLNDAAFKNNIPYVYGGVVSSRGMSALFIPEKTPCLRCFITEGDGSGETCDTVGVISPIVDIVSSYEVTEALKYLAEDHHKLRNGLISIDVWQNRTHVIPFGEAKQNCPTCQRKEYPALKIDHEEIATSLCGRETVQIKAKQSFLLNEWSNRLKPIADVKETPFLLRVQLKEGERLVLFPDGRVLVQGTEDIVRAKTLYARYIGL
- a CDS encoding YqgQ family protein, giving the protein MNTFYDIQQLLKRFGIFIYTGNRLADLELMEEEIHELYRMKMIEAQDYKIALLILRKEYRFEREKKDRTI
- a CDS encoding LTA synthase family protein is translated as MKKTLANYSMFFTATILLWIKTYFVIRFYFNIPLENKMQQFILVISPLSTVLLFLGFSLFFSQRLRNRMILLISFIGSFILYANIVYYRFFNDFITIPLLFQTSNMGDLGSSVFELMNFTDVVFFIDVIILAVLMKFLQVKPVHTTKKQIASIFAAALALFAINLGLAETERPQLLTRTFDREMLIKNIGVYNYHIYDIIMQSRAKAQRALADGSEIVDIENYVKANRAQPNEKMTGIAKRKNVFVISFESLQDFVINNTVDGEAITPFLNSLIKESYYFPNFYHQTGQGKTSDSEFLLENSLYPLPSGAVFFTHSQNAYHGTPNQLKESGYYSAVFHANNKSFWNRDVMYDSLGYDHFYDVDSYSVTEENSIGWGLKDGPFFEQSIEYLKHMPKPFYSKFITLTNHFPFTLEEEDQIIPPWTSSSGTLNRYFTTVRYTDEAVKNFFERLKEEGLYEDSIFILYGDHYGISENHNKAMSQYLGREITPFESAQLQKVPLIIHIPGQKGKVIETVGGQIDLKPTIFNLLGIDLKDDIYFGNDLFSKEHSNAAVFRDGSFITKDFVYTKDLCYEKATGMETDIEKCEPYKEKTEQELHYSDRIIYGDLLRFFDKNNGTDVKVKK
- a CDS encoding M14 family metallopeptidase, which gives rise to MELVVQRGHTFWLYSQLFQIPLQLIVDSNKEADPMNLKIGETIKIPGFISSAYTIQPGDTFWSISSKRNIPLQQLLFINSGIEPTHLRAGTTIKLPIRITWRLIDGKKNYDYETLVRDIRMLLTVYPFIQQGSIGNSVMQKQIPEMIVGTGPKKVHVNGSFHANEWITTSILMTFLNDYLLALTNQTCIRNVPSLSLYEKTFLSIVPMVNPDGVNLVLYGPPDEEPYKSNVLKLNNGSKEFSGWKANIRGIDLNNQFPARWSIEKERKPKEPGPRDYPGQKPLSEPESIAIANLTKRRNFDRVLAFHSQGKEIYWGFEGFEPPIAETIVSEFARASGYKPVRYLDSYAGYKDWFIQEWKRSGFTIEVGMGVNPLPLLQFDEIYYDNLGILLASLYM
- the thiE gene encoding thiamine phosphate synthase; translated protein: MKRFRLYVITGEEFHPSRTLKEVMREAMEGGADFIQLRDKKSTKKQVLEKAKMLRELTNEFDVPFIVNDHIDVALAVGADGIHLGQDDLPLVEARKLVGDKIIGISTHSIEQAREAERNGADYIGVGPIFPTKSKEDVVEPVTVSYLREVANEIKIPFVPIGGIKLHNVDEVLNAGGKSVCVISEVVGSSDVKGTCEAFIRKIKECET
- the thiS gene encoding sulfur carrier protein ThiS, with product MAVLRINGEEEHFDHVKTLLDVVAHYKLENNLVVAEVDGKVIDRERWSETGIEDGMSIELVHFVGGG